In Procambarus clarkii isolate CNS0578487 chromosome 13, FALCON_Pclarkii_2.0, whole genome shotgun sequence, the genomic stretch actctttacacaagtttctgaatgccgttcgtatgttggccagcctggcatatgccgctgatgttatccgcttgatatgtgctgcaggagacaggtctggcgtgatatcaactcccaagtctttttccttctctgactcctgaagaatttcctctcccagatgataccttgtatctggcctcctgctccctacacctatcttcattacattacatttggttgggttaaattctaacaaccatttgttcgaccattccttcagcttgtctaggtcttcttgaagcctcaaacagtcctcttctgtcctcttccttctcataattttggcgtcgtcagcaaacattgagagaaatgaatctataccctcctggagatcatttacatatatcagaaacaagataggaccgagtacagagccctgtgggactccactggtgacttcacgccaatcggaggtctcacccctcaccgtaactctctgcttcctattgcttagatactcccttatccactggagcaccttaccagctacaccagcctgtctctccagcttatgtaccagcctcttatgcggtactgtgtcaaaggctttccgacaatccaagaaaatgcagtccgcccagccctctctttcttgcttaatctttgttacctggtcgtagaattctatcaagccagtcaggcaagatttaccctccctgaacccatgttggcgatttgtcacgaagtcccttctctccagatgtgttaccaggtttttttctcacgatcttctccatcaccttgcatggtatacaagtcaaggacactggcctgtagttcagtgcctcttgcctgtcgcccttttttgtatactgggaccacattcgccatcttccatatttctggtaggtctcccgtctccagtgacctagtatacactatggagagtggcaagcaaagtgcctctgcacactctttcagtacccatggtgagatcccgtctggaccaacagcctttctaacatccagattcagcaggtgtctcttgacctcctctctcgtaatttcgaacccttctaaggccgcctggtttacttccctttctcctagcacagtgacctcaccttgttctgttgtgaagacctcctggaacctcttgttgagttcttcacacacctatatttttttttttttttttttttttttgtgtgtgtgtgtgtgtgtgtgtgtgtgtgtgtgtgtgtgtgtgtgtgtgtgtgtgtgtgtgtgtgtgtgtgtgtgtgtgtgtgtgtgtgtgtgtgtactgacctatttgtgcttgcaggatcgagcatcggctcttggatcccgcctttccaaccttccgttgtttacagcaatgactcttgtcccatttccctatcatacctagttttaaaactatgaataaagtttgcttccacaacctgctccttaagtgcattccatttttccgctactctcacgctaaaagaaaacttcctaacatctccgtgactcatctgagtttccacccatgtcccctcgttctgttactattacgtgtgaacatttcatctatttccactttgtcaattccccgagTATTTTATTCGTTCCtatcctatcccccccccctctcccttttttctagtgtcgtaaggttcagttccttcaggcgctcttcatatcccatccctcgtaactctgggacaagcctcgtcgcaaacttttgaaccttttccagtttccttgtgtgtttcttccggtggggactccatgatggcgcggcatactctaagactggtctcacataggcagtgtaaagcgccctaaaagcctcctcacttaggtttctgaatatgttctaacttttgccagtgtagagtacgctgctgtcgttatcctatttatatagtTTTCATAATTTTCTACCAAGTGCTTTATCTTCACACTATATCTAGTgctactcaatcccccaatatttgtacctaagcctcgtagcctggtggataggcctcgtagcctggtggatagcgcgcaggactcgtaattctgtggcgcgggttcgattcccgcacgaggcagaaacaaatgggcaaagtttctttcaccctgaatgcccctgttacctagcagtaaataggtacctgggtgttagtcagctgttacgggctgcttcctgggggtggaggcctggtcgaggaccgggccgcggggacactaaagccccgaaatcatctcaagataacctcaagaagaagccatattactttaccattgtaatcttagatatcatctgatatcatggttgttgtattgattgcatattctactgcattattccgtGAAACTTgtccttgaaatgatcctcatattgtgcttcagtgaaccaatgtataaccctggaatgctatcctcatgtacctggttatccttgtttctttattgtgcattattattgtgtattattctaatctgcttttgtcaaaatttcttcaatgtatctgtaaattttttgtcaattttactgtaattattctacttaaaattatctgtacctgtaaagaaaagctataaagtacctgtaaacatatttatcaattttactgttatttcatctaaaattttctgttagtttaaggacttgcccgaaacgctacgcgtgctagtggctttacaagaatgtaaattcaacaTAATTTccatattctctgttaaccccaaatgtaccttgtatataaataaaataaataaataaatatatgcctcaggagtgagtgagagtgtgagtaagGGAACAAAACAGTAGTTAGTaactgttgattgattgacagttgagaagcgagcacaaagagcagagctcaaccctcgcaagcacaactaggtgaatacaccacccccaattcaattcaatttattatgcaccccatacccatcccgtgggcggtggtgtaaaggattacagaggcacataatcggttcaggaactgaaccctctagttcgtttagctaagcaaataaaaatttttgacgctagttacaaaattattaatgcccCAGTCTCCATAATACGCTCGAGTGAGTGTGTCATATTGGCCCCTCCCACAGGTGTTGCCTATCTCCATAATGAACGCTGGGGTCAATACTGACATCTACCACACCTGGTTATGTTTGTCGTGACTTTCACTCAACTTGTGAAAGGACTTTCACTATAGTAAGCAGGCGACCTTGATGTTTACACGAGTatgtccccccacccccaccccgggGATGGTCTTGCTTAACTACGCATAAACTCTTCTAAATTCGTAACACAAGGGTCGTTCTtgtttttatgaaacatgtatttGAATGGTAAATTTCAACATTACATCGTGAGGGTTAAGTGCAGAAATTTGTTCATAGGCTGTTAACCCAAGTTGGTTCTGGATATGCTAGGCTAGGATGGATTGAATGTTCAACATTCACACGATGAGTATGATATTATCCTAAATAGTTCCTAGTTAATGGAAGCTAAGTAAACCCGTCTAAATATCAGGGTAGCCCAGCTTACGCTCAACACCCCCACACAGTGGCAACACTGGCTGTTCGCTCGCTTAAAATAACTAGCCTAAAATATAATACCACTCGATCATGACTATCAAGGTTATGTGGTGCAATACATCAATAAACATACACTGTGGCCACAGTCAAATTTTTGGCCAGAATCGATAAGACTGCATAGTATAGAGCAGCCACCATAAATAGCTGGCTATACTAGATATTACTCACACGTCACACACGTAAACACTGCACTCCGACACCCACCCGGTGTTGCCATTCACTGCAATGGCCATATTTTTTAATTTATCATTCATGGatattttattttcatttaaGCTTCATTTCATAATatttaatatatgtgtgtgttctctgtaaactgtagcattgcaataaaataaaacacacaaaaaaatttatgcccgaaacgctttgcgtaagtggctttaggcattgtatgtactagctctacctataagtcaaccaatctttgtaaaaatttattgtatgtatgtaccttacctaaataaaaattattattattattattataataggggtggtaggagaagaaaagaataaagtattcagtgagagtccacaagatcttctctgaatgctctttgttctcttcttcgaggatgtgcgtCCCTCCAattacaccagaggtggtacccctaatattatatatattatatatatatatataatatatataatatatatatatataattgtgtgtaCTTAATTATAATATTGTCATGTTATATGATATGGATAAATAATACACGTTTATGTTTAGTTTtattgaaaaaataaaaataattttatatTTGGTAACAATATCTCCAATATACTTGTTTATATAATAGTCAGCATACATTTGGTCATTTAAGTATAAATACTATTGAATAGTAATTAACTTTCACATTTCATAAtttgaataaacaatatccatAGTTACAAagccttataatatatatatatatatatatatatgtcgtacctagtagccagaactcacttctcagcctactattcaaggcccgatttgcctaataagccaagttttcctgaattaatatatttactatattttttttcttatgaaatgataaagcaacccttttctctatgtatgaggtcaatttttttttattggagttaaaattaacgtagatatatgaccgaacctaaccaaccctacctaacctaacctaacctatatttataggtaaggttaggttaggtagccaaaaaatgctaggttaggttaggttaggtaggttaggtagacgaaaaaacattaattcatgaaaacttggcttattaggcaaatcgggtcttgaatagtaagctgagaagtgcgttctggctattaggtacgacatatatatatatatatatatatatatatatatatatatatatatatatatatatatatatatatatgcgaacaagcctgaatggtccccaggacatatgcaactctggggtgtgagttttcagttatatatatatatatatatatatatatatatatatatatatatatatatatatatatatatatatatatatatatatattatatatatttataatatatatattatatataattatacatataatatatatttatattatataatatatatttatatatatatttatatatttatatatatatatttatattatatatttatgtatataatatatatatatattatatatacataatatgtgtgtgtgtgtgtgtgtgtgtgaggccacaaggaaaggattaagacaggaatttccttaatttaattaaggaaattcctgtcttaatccttccttcgtggtctaacACTCAAATTTTTCATCGCGTGTTTATTTTCGTtattcacacacatatacatgtacatataaatatacatatatataggtatataattTTTGTCCATCACAAATGTAAAACAAAAGGTTACAAGAATTTACTGCAGCCTAAGGTCACTGGGCTCACCCGTCAAGACGTCTTAGAATTCATCTTTATCACTTGTCCATACCTTAGGCATGCAGTACAGTTGCAATGGATCATCAAAGATTTCACAGCCTTAACAGAATGACCATCCACACGCCCTCAAGCCTCACATGACGGACTGTTCAACTAGCATTAAAGGGGTACCTGGGAgcttgacagctgctacgggctgcttcctggggattgtgtgtgaaaattaatattaaggacttgcccgaaaaacTACGcgtgctattggctgtacaacaatgtaagaactctttatataaataaattaaaaataaataaaacacgTGGTCTACTGCCTTCGTTATAGGTGGCCTTGGTTGACTGGGGGACTCAATGTCACTAACATACCTTGGATTAAATCAAGTCGGCTACATTCATAGGCATCTCTTCAATGGAGGTGCGGTAGTAGTCTTCAATATCCATCAGAGTTCTCGAGTCATCAGCAGTCACGAAGTTAATAGCAACACCCTTCCGGCCGAAGCGTCCACCTCGACCTATCCTATGGATGTAACTCTCCCTGTTGGTGGGCAGATCGTAGTTGATGACCAGAGACACCTGCTGCACGTCAATACCTCGCGCCAGCAGGTCCGTAGTGATGAGCACGCGAGATGACCCGGAGCGGAACTCCCGCATGATCACGTCCCGCTCCTTTTGGTCCATGTCGCCGTGCATGGCTGACACGGTGAAGTCCCTGTGTTGCATCTGGTCCGTCAGCCAGTCCACCTTCCTGCGGGTGTTGCAGAAGATCACCGCCTGAGTGATGGTCAGGGTCTCGTACAGGTCAGAGAGGGTGTCCAGCTTccactcttccttctccacattaACGAAGAACTGCTTGATGCCCTCAAGAGTGAGCTCCTCCCTCTGGACCAAGATGGTGACGGGGTCTCGCATGAACTTGGTGGTAACATCCATCACGTCAGGAGGCATGGTAGCGGAGAGCAACACCACCTGCACGTCGGCGGGCAGGTACCGGAACACGTCATAAATCTGGTCCTTGAACCCGCGGGAGAGCATTTCATCGGCCTCGTCCAGCACGAACACCATGATGTGGTTGGGGTTGAGGACTCGACGGTTGATCATGTCGTAGACTCTACCTGGGGTGCCGACGATAATCTGAACACCCTTCTCCAGGCGCCGCATATCTTCCCTCAGGTTAGTGCCGCCGATACAGGCGTGACAGCTGACGTCCATGTAGTCGCCCAGAGCCAGCACCACCTTCTGTATCTGCTGGGCCAGCTCTCGCGTGGGGGCCAGGATGAGAGCCTGTGTGTCGTTGGACTTTGGGTCAATCCTCTCCAGGATAGAAATGGAGAAGGTGGCAGTTTTCCCCGTGCCAGACTGAGCTTGGGCGATGACATCATGACCCTTAATGCACGGCAAAATAGCGCGCTGCTGGATAGCTGAAGGCTTCTCGAACCCATAGGCATAAATACCTCGCAAGAGCGGCTCTCTGAGGTTCATGTCATCGAAGCTGGTGGCCACCTCGGTCCACTTGGTCTCTATAATACCGTCCACCTGCATACCAGCCGGACCATCATAGCCTCCTTGCTCGGGGTTACTCTCGCCGCTCTTCTCCTCCGGACCTAACTCCTCAACATTCTCCTGATCGTACTTGTCAAGCATCGTGCTT encodes the following:
- the LOC138364224 gene encoding eukaryotic initiation factor 4A-I-like, yielding MLDKYDQENVEELGPEEKSGESNPEQGGYDGPAGMQVDGIIETKWTEVATSFDDMNLREPLLRGIYAYGFEKPSAIQQRAILPCIKGHDVIAQAQSGTGKTATFSISILERIDPKSNDTQALILAPTRELAQQIQKVVLALGDYMDVSCHACIGGTNLREDMRRLEKGVQIIVGTPGRVYDMINRRVLNPNHIMVFVLDEADEMLSRGFKDQIYDVFRYLPADVQVVLLSATMPPDVMDVTTKFMRDPVTILVQREELTLEGIKQFFVNVEKEEWKLDTLSDLYETLTITQAVIFCNTRRKVDWLTDQMQHRDFTVSAMHGDMDQKERDVIMREFRSGSSRVLITTDLLARGIDVQQVSLVINYDLPTNRESYIHRIGRGGRFGRKGVAINFVTADDSRTLMDIEDYYRTSIEEMPMNVADLI